The sequence below is a genomic window from Natronorubrum halophilum.
CGAGCATCGCGGCGAAGCCGCGAACCTGCTCGAGGCGGTCCGTGACGTACGCCTCCTCGACGGCCTCCCGAAGACCGACGGCCATCGCGGCGACGTCTCGTCCGGCCATTCCGCCGTACGTGGGGAAGCCCTCGTAGAGGATCGCCCGCTGCTTGCAGCGCTCGAAGAGCGCGTCGTCCTCGGTTGCGACGAAGCCGCCGGCGTTCACCAGCCCGTCTTTCTTTCCGCTCATGACGAGCGCGTCGGCGTAGCCGAGTTGCTCGCGGGCGATCTCGACGATTTCAGCGCCGTCGGCGAACGCCGCCTCGCGCTCCCTGACGAAGGCGGCGTTCTCGGCGAACCGACAGGCGTCGATCACGAACGTCGCGTCGATCTCGTCCGCGAACGCCCTCACGCGACGGGTGTTCTCGACGCTGACCGGCTGACCCGCCGCCGAGTTGTTCGTGATCGTCGAGATCACCAGCGGCACGTTTTCGGCCCCCACGTCGTCGACGACCTCGCGGGCGCGCTCGATCGAGAAGTTGCCCTTGAACGGCTCGTCCGCCGCCAGATCGTGTGCGGCCTCGACCGGACAGTCGACCGGATCGCCGCCCTGATTCGCGACGTGGGCCCGCGTCGTATCGAAGTGCATGTTGTTGAGTACGACGTCACCCTCCGAGACGAGCGTCCCGTACAGGACGTTCTCGGCCCCGCGGCCCTGATGGGTCGGCACGACGCGCGAAAACCCCATCACCTCCCGGACGGCCGACTCGAGCTCGTCGAAACTCCGCGAGCCGGCGTAGGACTCGTCGCCCCGGATCAGGGCGGCCCACTGGGCGTCGCTCATCGCGCCGGTTCCGCTGTCGGTCAAGAGATCGACGAAGACGTCCTCCGCAGCGAGATTGAAAACATTGTAACCGGCCTCCTCGAGCGCCCGTTCGCGTCGTTCTCGAGAGGGGAGCCGGATCCGTTCGACCATTTTCGACTTGTACGCGACCATATTCGTTACACGTCGCCGCGCGTGTTCAGTCTAGCTGGAATCTCGTGTCCGCTGGCGTCTCGAGGCGTCCGCTCTCGGACGGATCGGTCCATCAATGGACGGAATCGGCGACGGCCCATCACGAACGGCTCGCGAGGGTTCGGAGAATCAGCGCATATCGGCGTCGACGCTACGGAAGACGTCATTGGTGATCCGCGTCGGCGTCGGGTCGGGACCGACGAGTTCCGTCTCGTTCGAGGACTCGGAGTGGACGGTGATCGTCCCGTCCGGATCGCCGGCGAACTCGAGGCCGCCGTCGCCACTCCGACCCTCGTCACGAACCCGCTCGTCGGCAACCGGATCGTGGGCACCGTCCGCCTCGAGGAGATCGTCGGGCGATTCCACGCCGAACTCGGCGAGGACCGCATCCGGATCGGGGTCGACGTCTTCGAACACGTCCGTTCCTGTCGAATTCGAACTCATAACAGCGGCTGTGATACTCGCGGTATTCGTTACGAACCCGTTACCAACGATTCACGGACCGACTACGCGAACCGAGGCTGCAGTCGAAACGAGGAGCCTCGAGCGCCGCCCGAGGGAAAAAACGGCCAAGAGCCGCGAATCGAGCCTTAGAAGAGGTCCTGAGTCAACTCGAGGGTCTCCTCGCGGTCGTCCCACTCGACGAAGAGCGCGACGCTGGTCGCGCTCGTGATGATGTCCTGCAGGTGGATCCGCTCCTCGGCGAGCGGGTTAACGATCTCGCTGATGATCCCCGGTTGATTGGGGAGTTCGCCGCCGGTGACGCGAATGACGGCGATCGGCGAGTCGACCGTAACGCTCGAGAGTTCGTCTCGAGCGATGACCTCGCGGTGGAGGATGTTCTCGGCGCGTTCGGCCTCCTCCTCGTCGATGTAGAACGTGACCGTATCCATCCCGCTGGCGACGGCATCGATGTTGATATCGCTCTCGGAAAGCGCCT
It includes:
- a CDS encoding tryptophanase; amino-acid sequence: MVAYKSKMVERIRLPSRERRERALEEAGYNVFNLAAEDVFVDLLTDSGTGAMSDAQWAALIRGDESYAGSRSFDELESAVREVMGFSRVVPTHQGRGAENVLYGTLVSEGDVVLNNMHFDTTRAHVANQGGDPVDCPVEAAHDLAADEPFKGNFSIERAREVVDDVGAENVPLVISTITNNSAAGQPVSVENTRRVRAFADEIDATFVIDACRFAENAAFVREREAAFADGAEIVEIAREQLGYADALVMSGKKDGLVNAGGFVATEDDALFERCKQRAILYEGFPTYGGMAGRDVAAMAVGLREAVEEAYVTDRLEQVRGFAAMLEDAGVPIYTPPGGHAVYLDASAALPHLSSDEFPGQALVCALYREGGVRGVELGSFAFPDTDRPELVRLAIPRRTYHKEHLEHVVETAAVVLENRETISGLEVATEPTVPELRHFTAALEPIPL